Proteins from one Salinispora arenicola genomic window:
- a CDS encoding serine/threonine-protein kinase, translating to MTETPPGALPMPIVPGLTDLHVFARGGYATIYKAIQISVGREVAVKVENRTLDSERDQARFLREARAAGRMSSHPHVVDLFDVGVTIDQHPYLIMELCDGSFAERMRTSPLGPVEARDLGVKIADAIAHSHAAGVLHRDVKPANILHSHFNPAVLADFGLAVVAELRDSTVALEVLTPAYAPPEMFNHSPPSPAVDVYALCATLYAVMHGRPPRWRSERNPSLVTVLEMFHQPVPGLPGVPEELVDILRAGMVNDPGARPSAAELRDLLAGVSFDGTGDGPAGPTAGGHSGLSPAGHPGPAPAGSSAPPAPRPPVEDAHPTVPSPVRRRRRWFLGGSGMVALVAAGAGLAGGLVTPQPASTAGSNTDPALRSAYAWVAELPSAAPGMPVITAKAR from the coding sequence GTGACCGAGACCCCGCCCGGCGCGCTGCCGATGCCCATTGTGCCCGGTCTGACCGATTTGCATGTTTTTGCCCGGGGTGGTTACGCGACGATCTACAAAGCCATCCAGATCTCGGTGGGGCGTGAGGTGGCGGTCAAGGTAGAGAACCGCACCCTGGACAGTGAGCGAGACCAGGCCCGGTTCCTCCGCGAGGCGCGGGCGGCCGGCCGGATGTCGTCGCACCCACACGTGGTCGATCTCTTCGACGTCGGGGTCACGATCGACCAACATCCATATCTGATCATGGAGCTGTGCGACGGGTCGTTCGCCGAACGTATGCGCACCTCGCCGCTCGGCCCGGTGGAGGCCCGCGACCTCGGTGTCAAGATCGCCGATGCGATCGCCCACTCACACGCGGCCGGGGTGCTGCACCGGGACGTCAAGCCGGCCAATATCCTCCACTCGCACTTCAACCCGGCGGTGCTGGCCGACTTCGGGCTGGCCGTCGTCGCCGAGCTGCGCGACTCCACGGTCGCCCTCGAGGTGCTCACTCCGGCGTACGCGCCGCCGGAGATGTTCAACCACAGCCCGCCGTCGCCAGCGGTGGACGTGTACGCGCTCTGCGCCACCCTCTACGCGGTGATGCACGGCCGGCCCCCACGCTGGCGGTCCGAGCGCAACCCCAGCCTGGTAACCGTGCTGGAGATGTTCCACCAGCCGGTCCCCGGCCTGCCCGGGGTGCCGGAGGAACTGGTCGACATCCTCCGGGCCGGCATGGTGAACGACCCGGGGGCACGGCCGTCCGCGGCCGAGCTGCGGGACCTGTTGGCCGGTGTGTCGTTCGACGGGACCGGGGACGGTCCCGCCGGGCCGACCGCCGGTGGGCATTCCGGACTGTCCCCGGCCGGGCATCCCGGACCGGCTCCGGCCGGCTCGTCCGCCCCGCCGGCCCCCCGCCCACCGGTCGAGGACGCCCACCCGACCGTGCCCTCTCCCGTCCGCCGACGGCGCCGCTGGTTCCTCGGTGGCTCCGGGATGGTCGCCCTCGTCGCGGCCGGGGCGGGGCTGGCCGGCGGCCTGGTCACGCCACAACCGGCGTCGACCGCGGGCTCGAACACCGACCCCGCCCTTCGGTCCGCGTACGCCTGGGTCGCGGAGCTGCCGTCCGCTGCCCCGGGGATGCCGGTGATAACCGCGAAAGCCAGGTGA
- a CDS encoding copper homeostasis protein CutC, whose protein sequence is MTTVEICVSDVPTALVAEAAGADRLELCADLGQGGTTPSLGTVEVALRTLRTAALRVMIRPRGGDFRVSEIERQVMLADIAAIRDLPNPHGLAVGVVVGALTPDHNLDLAVLRHLIEAAGPLPVTVHKAFDEVGDQLAAIEEVIDLGADAVLTSGAAHTALAGAARIAALRQRAGDHVRVIAAGGIRSHNVRQVVAATGAREVHLRAPVRRDGREATDGDEVSRLVAAARGR, encoded by the coding sequence ATGACCACTGTCGAGATCTGTGTCAGTGACGTGCCGACCGCGCTGGTGGCCGAGGCGGCCGGGGCCGACCGGCTGGAGCTCTGCGCCGACCTCGGCCAGGGCGGCACCACCCCGAGCCTCGGGACGGTTGAGGTCGCCCTGCGTACGTTGCGCACGGCAGCTTTGCGCGTCATGATCCGCCCCCGGGGCGGTGACTTTCGGGTGAGCGAGATCGAACGGCAGGTCATGCTCGCCGACATCGCGGCCATCCGCGACCTGCCCAACCCGCACGGTCTCGCGGTCGGGGTGGTGGTCGGCGCCCTCACGCCCGACCACAACCTCGACCTGGCCGTGCTGCGGCACCTCATCGAGGCGGCGGGACCGTTGCCGGTGACCGTGCACAAGGCATTCGATGAGGTCGGCGACCAGCTTGCGGCGATCGAGGAGGTGATCGACCTCGGGGCCGACGCGGTACTCACATCAGGTGCGGCGCACACCGCACTGGCCGGCGCCGCCCGCATCGCCGCGCTGCGGCAGCGGGCCGGCGACCACGTCCGGGTGATCGCCGCCGGAGGAATCCGTTCGCACAACGTCCGGCAGGTCGTCGCGGCGACCGGGGCCCGGGAGGTCCACCTGCGCGCGCCGGTGCGGCGCGACGGACGCGAGGCTACCGATGGCGATGAGGTGAGCCGACTCGTCGCCGCCGCGCGTGGACGTTGA
- a CDS encoding ABC transporter ATP-binding protein, whose amino-acid sequence MSESIGPTTRHASSAGSRPLLELRDLDTDIALRRGTVHALDGVSLEVAPGQTLGIVGESGSGKTMTALSIMGLLPSGGRVAGGQILFEGRDLRSLPPDEVRRIRGVRMGMVFQDPLTSLNPTMRIGAQVAEPLRVHERVGRAEARERAVEILRRVGMPRPERIVDSYPHELSGGMRQRVAIAMALVCSPSLLIADEPTTALDVTTQRQILELIDDLREEFGMAVILVTHDLGVIAGRADRVAVMYAGRVVETAATEQLFHAPRHRYTEALMQALPESAIRENGGHDRLNSIPGLPPDLSGPLTGCRFAPRCSYVGDDCRTTDPSLIPGAHQHACLHPVPAPTGAVTGPVPARTEPAATPVTAAPELAAAPVLSVRNLVKNYPAHGGGLLRRSAGQVSAVADVSFEVRPGETFGLVGESGCGKSTVGRLSVGLEQPSAGQIVLDGTDLTDLTGRERRRMHRQVQLMFQDSYAAMNPRMRVDAILAEPLEIQKVGDGAARQARIATLLDQVGLSRRALERYPHEFSGGQLQRIGLARSLALRPRLIVGDEPVSALDVSIQAQVLNLMRDLQRELGLAYIFISHDLSVVDYMADRIGVMYLGKLVEIGPARDVVRAARHPYTQALVDAVPSITPSSAAAGDGMTIRGELPSALDPPTGCRFRTRCPRAAQICTTEPPLVGGLHQVACHLPLRAEPSGTATQTQAAV is encoded by the coding sequence ATGAGCGAATCGATCGGTCCAACCACCCGGCACGCCTCGTCGGCCGGCAGCCGACCCCTGCTGGAACTGCGCGACCTCGACACCGACATCGCGCTGCGCCGCGGCACGGTACACGCCCTCGACGGCGTCAGTCTCGAGGTCGCGCCCGGGCAGACCCTCGGCATCGTGGGCGAATCCGGCAGCGGCAAGACGATGACCGCCCTGTCGATCATGGGTCTACTTCCGTCCGGCGGTCGGGTCGCCGGTGGGCAGATTTTGTTCGAGGGACGGGACCTGCGATCGTTGCCACCCGACGAGGTGCGCCGAATCCGAGGTGTTCGGATGGGCATGGTCTTCCAGGACCCGCTCACCTCGCTCAACCCCACCATGCGCATCGGCGCACAGGTGGCCGAACCGTTGCGCGTGCACGAGCGGGTCGGCCGGGCGGAGGCCCGGGAGCGGGCCGTCGAGATTCTGCGCCGGGTCGGGATGCCGCGTCCGGAGCGGATCGTCGACAGCTATCCGCATGAGCTGTCCGGCGGAATGCGGCAACGGGTCGCCATCGCGATGGCACTGGTCTGCTCACCAAGCCTGCTCATCGCCGACGAACCGACCACGGCCCTCGACGTCACCACCCAGCGGCAGATCCTCGAACTCATCGACGATCTGCGAGAAGAGTTTGGGATGGCCGTCATCCTGGTCACCCACGATCTCGGGGTGATCGCCGGTCGGGCGGACCGGGTCGCCGTCATGTACGCCGGACGGGTCGTGGAGACCGCGGCCACCGAGCAGTTGTTCCACGCGCCCCGACACCGCTACACCGAGGCCCTGATGCAGGCGCTACCCGAGTCGGCGATCCGGGAGAACGGCGGACACGACCGGCTGAACAGCATCCCAGGGCTGCCGCCGGACCTGTCCGGCCCCCTGACGGGCTGCCGGTTCGCGCCGCGGTGTTCGTATGTCGGTGACGACTGCCGGACCACCGACCCGTCCCTGATCCCGGGCGCGCACCAGCACGCGTGCCTGCACCCGGTACCCGCGCCCACCGGGGCGGTCACCGGGCCGGTCCCCGCGCGGACCGAACCGGCGGCGACGCCGGTCACCGCGGCACCCGAACTCGCGGCGGCGCCGGTCCTGTCGGTGCGGAACCTGGTCAAGAACTACCCGGCGCACGGAGGTGGGCTACTGCGCCGCAGCGCCGGGCAGGTAAGCGCGGTGGCCGACGTCTCCTTCGAGGTCAGGCCCGGGGAGACCTTCGGGCTCGTCGGCGAGTCCGGCTGCGGTAAGTCCACTGTGGGACGACTCTCCGTCGGCCTGGAACAGCCCTCCGCCGGACAGATCGTGTTGGACGGTACGGATCTCACCGACCTGACCGGTCGGGAACGACGCCGGATGCACCGGCAGGTCCAACTCATGTTCCAGGACAGCTACGCCGCGATGAACCCTCGGATGCGCGTCGACGCCATCCTCGCCGAACCGCTCGAGATTCAGAAGGTGGGTGACGGTGCGGCACGGCAAGCGCGGATCGCCACCCTCCTCGACCAGGTGGGGTTGTCCCGGCGGGCGCTGGAACGCTACCCCCACGAGTTCTCCGGCGGTCAGTTGCAGCGGATCGGGCTGGCCCGGTCGCTGGCGCTGCGCCCCCGCCTGATCGTCGGCGACGAACCGGTGAGCGCACTGGACGTGTCGATCCAGGCCCAGGTACTCAACCTGATGCGGGACCTGCAGCGCGAGCTCGGTCTGGCGTACATCTTCATCAGCCATGACCTGTCCGTTGTCGACTACATGGCGGATCGGATCGGGGTCATGTACCTCGGCAAGCTCGTCGAGATCGGGCCCGCCCGGGACGTGGTGCGGGCCGCCCGGCATCCGTACACGCAGGCCCTGGTCGACGCGGTCCCGTCCATCACGCCGAGCTCGGCAGCCGCTGGCGACGGCATGACCATCCGGGGCGAGCTTCCCAGTGCCCTCGACCCACCCACCGGATGCCGATTCCGTACCCGCTGCCCCCGCGCGGCGCAGATCTGCACGACGGAGCCGCCGCTGGTCGGTGGCCTGCACCAGGTGGCCTGCCACCTGCCGCTACGCGCGGAGCCAAGCGGGACGGCCACGCAGACCCAGGCCGCTGTATGA
- a CDS encoding ABC transporter permease gives MSTLSEAVSPAEPKDAPPRGLWRQGLIVFCENRLALVGLCLFVLLAGVCFLGPLVYQTDQVHTDLTAVHLAPGEQGHPLGTDGVGYDQLGRLMLGGQTSIIVGLAAGILATIVGTLLGAIAGFVGGWVDAAVMRVVDAMMSIPSLFLFMLLAAIVTPSVPMLILIIGAFAWLGPARLVRGEALTLRSREYVQAMRGMGGTGGRAVRRHIIPNAIGTVIVNATFQVADAILYVAYLSFLGLGVPPPAANWGGMLSDGLADTYSGHWWLLYPPGIAIILIVLAFNFIGDGLRDAFEVRLRRR, from the coding sequence ATGAGCACGCTGTCCGAGGCGGTCAGCCCGGCCGAGCCGAAGGACGCGCCACCGCGCGGCCTGTGGCGGCAGGGGCTGATCGTCTTCTGCGAGAACCGGCTTGCCCTGGTGGGGCTGTGTCTGTTCGTCCTCCTGGCCGGGGTCTGTTTCCTCGGACCGTTGGTGTACCAGACCGACCAGGTGCACACGGACCTCACCGCCGTACACCTGGCCCCGGGAGAGCAGGGACATCCACTCGGCACCGACGGGGTCGGCTACGACCAGTTGGGGCGGTTGATGCTCGGCGGCCAGACCTCCATCATCGTCGGACTGGCTGCCGGGATCCTCGCCACCATCGTTGGCACGCTTCTGGGCGCCATCGCCGGCTTCGTCGGCGGCTGGGTGGACGCCGCGGTGATGCGCGTCGTCGACGCGATGATGTCGATCCCGTCGTTGTTCCTGTTCATGCTGCTCGCCGCCATCGTCACACCGAGCGTGCCGATGCTCATCCTCATCATCGGCGCCTTCGCCTGGTTGGGTCCGGCCCGGCTCGTGCGAGGCGAGGCACTGACGTTGCGCTCACGCGAGTACGTCCAGGCGATGCGCGGGATGGGTGGCACGGGCGGTCGTGCGGTCCGCCGACACATCATCCCCAACGCCATCGGCACGGTGATCGTCAACGCCACCTTCCAGGTCGCCGACGCCATCCTCTACGTCGCCTACCTGTCCTTCCTCGGCCTCGGCGTCCCCCCACCGGCGGCGAACTGGGGTGGCATGCTCTCCGATGGTCTGGCGGACACCTACAGCGGCCACTGGTGGCTGTTGTACCCGCCCGGGATCGCCATCATCCTCATCGTCCTCGCCTTCAACTTCATCGGTGACGGGCTGAGGGATGCCTTCGAGGTTCGCCTCCGGCGACGCTAG
- a CDS encoding ABC transporter permease has protein sequence MARYLITRLGQALIVVVLVTVIAFLILHLLPGGAARATLGKEATLEQLAAFNHEMGYDRPLIQQYGMYVQRLLQGDLGYSYQLNQSVLEAIEQRLPKTMVLSLLSTLLAVVLAIPLGVLQAVRRNRWPDYAITALSLLAYATPIFFLGLMMIIVFSQVWPILPPEAPQGFTVAEVLADPAGLVLPTATLAIVTIAVYARYVRSSMIDNLNENYVRTARSKGLSERRVVLRHTLRNGLFPVITLLGMYLPALFSGALVVESLFNFPGMGQLFWQAALKRDFPILLGVTVIISIATVVGALIADLLYATVDPRVRLRGSAT, from the coding sequence GTGGCCCGGTACCTCATCACGCGCCTGGGACAGGCACTCATCGTCGTCGTACTCGTCACGGTGATCGCGTTCCTCATCCTGCACCTGCTGCCCGGGGGCGCCGCACGAGCCACCCTCGGCAAGGAGGCGACGCTGGAGCAGTTGGCGGCGTTCAACCACGAGATGGGCTACGACCGGCCGTTGATCCAGCAGTACGGCATGTACGTACAGCGCCTGCTACAGGGTGATCTCGGCTACTCGTACCAGCTCAACCAGTCCGTTCTCGAGGCGATCGAACAGCGGCTACCCAAAACGATGGTGTTGTCGCTGCTGTCGACCCTGCTCGCCGTCGTGTTGGCGATCCCGCTCGGCGTGCTCCAGGCGGTACGCCGCAACCGATGGCCCGACTACGCCATCACCGCGCTGTCGCTGCTGGCGTACGCCACGCCCATCTTCTTTCTGGGCCTCATGATGATCATTGTCTTCTCGCAGGTCTGGCCGATCCTGCCCCCGGAGGCACCACAGGGGTTCACGGTGGCCGAGGTGCTCGCCGATCCGGCCGGGCTGGTCCTACCCACGGCCACCCTCGCCATCGTCACCATCGCGGTCTACGCGCGGTACGTGCGGTCATCCATGATCGACAATCTGAACGAGAACTACGTGCGGACCGCCCGCAGCAAGGGGCTCTCCGAGCGGCGGGTTGTGCTTCGACACACCCTGCGTAACGGGCTGTTCCCGGTCATCACGCTGCTCGGGATGTACCTGCCCGCGCTGTTCAGTGGGGCGCTGGTCGTCGAGTCGCTGTTCAACTTCCCCGGGATGGGCCAGCTGTTCTGGCAGGCGGCCCTCAAGCGGGACTTTCCGATCCTGCTCGGGGTCACCGTCATCATCTCGATCGCCACGGTCGTCGGCGCGCTGATAGCCGACCTGCTCTACGCCACCGTCGACCCCCGAGTCCGACTCCGTGGGAGTGCCACATGA
- a CDS encoding peptide ABC transporter substrate-binding protein, whose translation MTSRFPRRALRGAVAAATTIALGAGLVGCGDSSGSSQDGGSQGKDTVTVALRTPNWILPISAPGFTQGENAIFNQSLYRPLYQYRLDGTAQYNIDPQRSMAEPPQVSEDGRTLTITLKDNTWSDGKPITTKDIQFWYDLVTANKDKWASYRAGGFPDNVAEWSVQDEKTFSITTTKVYNTAWFVDNQLNRITPLPQHAWDKDSATADVSDLASSPEGAEKVFDFLTAAAKDPKTYDSNELWKVTSGAWKLEKYVPNGEVTLAAQPNYSGTDKPKLATVVLRPFTSDDAEFNVLRAGDIDYGYVPAANLSQESYLESKGYTVSPWYGWSITYLQLNYNNPKTGVLFKQPYLRQSLQMLIDQPTISKVIWSDTAAPTCGPVPAKPGTNTDAAGCAYSFDPAKAKELLESHGWKVTPDGQTTCQSPGTGPNQCGDGIAAGTALEFTVTSQTGFAATTKMFAEIKSQMAKLGIQLTIKEVPDSVAVTPACEPTEGTCDWDMSFFGSQGSWYYPAFASGERLFATDAPVNLGSYSNPEADKLIEATQFAGDESALTAYNDFLAKDLPVLWMPNPVYQVSAYRSGLQGVEPQDPMNLMYFQDWSWK comes from the coding sequence ATGACGAGCAGATTTCCCCGCCGCGCCCTGCGTGGCGCGGTGGCGGCAGCCACCACGATCGCTCTCGGGGCGGGCCTGGTCGGCTGCGGTGACAGCAGTGGATCGTCCCAAGACGGCGGAAGTCAGGGCAAGGACACCGTGACGGTCGCCTTGCGTACCCCCAACTGGATCCTGCCGATCTCGGCACCCGGATTCACGCAGGGTGAGAACGCCATCTTCAACCAGTCGCTCTACCGGCCCCTGTACCAGTACCGGCTCGACGGCACGGCGCAGTACAACATCGACCCACAACGCTCGATGGCCGAGCCACCGCAGGTGAGCGAGGACGGCCGGACCCTGACGATCACGCTGAAGGACAACACCTGGTCCGACGGCAAGCCCATCACCACCAAGGACATCCAGTTCTGGTACGACCTGGTCACGGCGAACAAGGACAAGTGGGCGTCCTACCGGGCCGGCGGCTTCCCCGACAACGTCGCGGAGTGGTCGGTCCAGGACGAAAAGACCTTCTCGATCACCACCACGAAGGTCTACAACACCGCGTGGTTCGTCGACAACCAACTCAACCGCATCACGCCCCTGCCCCAGCACGCCTGGGACAAGGACTCCGCGACCGCCGACGTGAGCGACCTCGCCAGCAGCCCGGAGGGCGCCGAGAAGGTCTTCGACTTCCTCACCGCCGCCGCGAAGGACCCCAAGACGTACGACTCCAACGAGTTGTGGAAGGTCACCAGCGGCGCGTGGAAGCTGGAGAAGTACGTGCCCAACGGTGAGGTCACCCTCGCCGCCCAACCGAACTACTCCGGTACCGACAAACCGAAGCTGGCCACGGTCGTGTTGCGCCCGTTCACCAGCGACGACGCCGAGTTCAACGTGCTCCGCGCCGGTGACATCGACTACGGGTACGTGCCAGCGGCCAACCTGTCCCAGGAGAGCTACCTCGAGTCCAAGGGATACACGGTCTCGCCGTGGTACGGCTGGTCGATCACCTACCTGCAGCTGAACTACAACAACCCGAAAACCGGCGTGCTGTTCAAGCAGCCCTACCTTCGGCAGTCGCTGCAAATGCTCATCGACCAGCCGACGATCAGCAAGGTCATCTGGTCGGACACCGCCGCGCCGACCTGCGGCCCGGTACCGGCCAAGCCCGGCACCAACACCGACGCCGCGGGATGCGCCTACTCCTTCGATCCGGCGAAGGCCAAGGAACTGCTGGAGAGCCACGGCTGGAAGGTGACCCCGGACGGGCAGACCACCTGCCAGTCACCGGGCACCGGCCCGAACCAGTGCGGTGACGGAATCGCCGCCGGCACGGCGCTGGAGTTCACCGTCACCAGCCAGACCGGGTTCGCCGCCACGACCAAGATGTTCGCCGAGATCAAGTCACAGATGGCCAAGCTCGGCATCCAGCTGACGATCAAGGAGGTGCCGGACTCGGTCGCGGTCACCCCGGCGTGCGAGCCGACCGAGGGGACCTGCGACTGGGACATGTCCTTCTTCGGCTCGCAGGGCAGCTGGTACTACCCGGCCTTCGCCAGCGGCGAGCGGCTCTTCGCCACCGACGCCCCGGTCAACCTGGGCAGCTACAGCAATCCGGAGGCCGACAAGCTCATCGAGGCCACCCAGTTCGCTGGCGACGAGAGCGCGCTCACGGCGTACAACGACTTCCTGGCCAAGGACCTGCCCGTGCTGTGGATGCCGAACCCGGTGTACCAGGTCTCGGCGTACCGCTCCGGCCTGCAGGGAGTCGAGCCGCAGGATCCGATGAATCTCATGTACTTCCAGGACTGGTCCTGGAAGTAA
- a CDS encoding ROK family protein produces the protein MEPPISATLRDQTLDLLSSGAATSRADLVEALQVAPSTVTAVVRRLLEEGVLAEEGMGRSTGGRRPRILRLRETKGILAVAELGGRHARVGLCTPGGELHTTEEVAIDIAAGPDEVFAVVGATFARLQTATTPGQVLLGVGVALPGPVGFPGGRLVGPARMPGWSGVDAGAHLTDRFQVPVIVENDAKAAAMGEYVTRGPEVGDMIYVKAGTGIGACLVSGGQIHRGGRGLSGDVTHVRVADSGERHCSCGSRGCLETVASGAALARELAEQGSSAATVREIITAVGDADPTVVTMVRHAGGLLGVALSGLVNFLNPDAVVIGGALSSLDVYVAATRGMLYERCLPSMTQSLTIEASGAGSDAALIGLGHLLRTTVDVRPA, from the coding sequence TTGGAGCCACCGATCTCCGCTACGCTGCGCGACCAGACCCTCGATTTGCTCTCCAGCGGCGCGGCCACATCCCGCGCCGACCTCGTCGAGGCGTTGCAGGTCGCCCCGTCAACCGTCACCGCCGTGGTGCGCCGGCTGCTGGAGGAGGGCGTCCTCGCGGAGGAGGGCATGGGTCGCTCCACCGGTGGGCGACGCCCGCGGATCCTGCGGCTGCGAGAGACCAAGGGAATCCTCGCCGTCGCAGAACTCGGCGGCCGGCACGCCCGGGTCGGGTTGTGCACACCCGGCGGCGAGCTGCACACCACCGAGGAGGTGGCGATCGACATCGCCGCCGGGCCCGACGAGGTCTTCGCGGTCGTCGGAGCCACCTTCGCGCGGCTCCAGACGGCGACCACACCCGGTCAGGTGCTGCTCGGGGTCGGCGTGGCCCTCCCCGGACCGGTGGGGTTCCCCGGAGGGCGGTTGGTGGGCCCGGCCCGGATGCCCGGCTGGAGCGGCGTCGACGCTGGCGCCCACCTCACCGACCGCTTCCAGGTGCCGGTGATCGTCGAGAACGACGCCAAGGCGGCGGCGATGGGCGAGTACGTCACCCGAGGCCCGGAAGTCGGCGACATGATCTACGTCAAGGCCGGCACCGGCATCGGCGCCTGCCTGGTCAGCGGCGGCCAGATCCATCGTGGCGGGCGCGGCCTCAGCGGCGACGTCACCCACGTACGGGTGGCCGACAGCGGCGAGCGGCACTGCTCCTGCGGCAGCCGGGGCTGCCTGGAGACCGTTGCCAGCGGTGCCGCCCTGGCCCGTGAGTTGGCCGAGCAGGGTTCCTCGGCGGCCACCGTCCGGGAGATCATCACGGCGGTCGGCGACGCCGACCCGACGGTCGTGACCATGGTGCGCCACGCCGGTGGGCTGCTCGGCGTGGCGCTCTCCGGTCTGGTCAACTTCCTCAACCCCGACGCCGTCGTCATCGGCGGTGCGCTGTCCAGCCTCGACGTCTACGTGGCCGCCACCCGCGGCATGCTCTACGAACGCTGCCTACCGTCCATGACCCAGTCCCTGACCATCGAAGCCAGCGGCGCGGGCTCGGACGCGGCCCTCATCGGCCTCGGGCACCTGCTGCGCACGACCGTCGACGTCCGACCCGCCTGA
- a CDS encoding M81 family metallopeptidase — MPRPLRVAIGGIHIESSTFSPHLSTADDFEVTREEALLARYAWLSPTQPWAADVEWIPLVHARALPGGAVDAETYAQWAAEIVEKLAAAGPLDGVLLDIHGAMSVVGRSDAEGDLVTAIRSVIGPEPYISAAMDLHGNVSPVLFDACDLLTCYRTAPHVDVWETRERAARNLIEALRRERRPHKALVHVPILLPGEMTSTREEPARGLYARIPEIEGRAGVVDAAIWIGFAWADQPRCQGAVVVTGTDATVTAEAARELGGHFWAARDEFTFVAPTGSMDECLDTALAAVADQAKRPFFISDSGDNPGAGGADDVTFALDRMLARPEIRDGSRRAVFASLVDPQAVALVADQPVGSRVRVSVGGRIDSRPPGPLELDGILEAVADDPDGGRCVSVRVGGLSIFVTSRRMQYRLLASYARLGVRVDEVDVVVVKIGYLEPELFDAAGDWLLALTPGGVDQDLARLPYQNVVRPVFPLDRDFAADLAVVVG, encoded by the coding sequence GTGCCTCGCCCCCTCCGCGTCGCCATCGGCGGCATCCACATCGAATCAAGCACATTCTCACCCCACCTGAGCACCGCCGACGACTTCGAGGTCACCCGGGAGGAGGCGTTGCTCGCGCGATACGCCTGGCTCTCGCCCACCCAGCCGTGGGCCGCTGACGTCGAATGGATACCACTCGTGCACGCCCGGGCCCTTCCCGGCGGTGCCGTCGACGCCGAGACGTACGCGCAATGGGCCGCGGAGATCGTGGAGAAGCTCGCCGCGGCCGGCCCACTGGACGGCGTCCTGCTGGACATTCACGGTGCGATGAGCGTGGTCGGCCGGTCCGACGCAGAAGGCGACCTGGTCACCGCCATCCGATCGGTGATCGGTCCCGAGCCGTACATCTCGGCGGCGATGGATCTGCACGGCAACGTCTCACCGGTGCTCTTCGACGCCTGCGACCTGCTCACCTGCTACCGCACCGCCCCACACGTCGACGTGTGGGAAACCCGGGAGCGTGCCGCACGCAACCTCATCGAGGCATTACGCCGTGAGCGACGTCCGCACAAGGCGCTGGTCCACGTGCCGATCCTGTTGCCCGGCGAGATGACCAGCACCCGCGAGGAACCGGCCCGGGGACTCTACGCACGAATCCCCGAGATCGAGGGCCGTGCCGGTGTGGTCGACGCCGCGATCTGGATCGGGTTCGCCTGGGCCGACCAGCCACGCTGTCAGGGCGCGGTCGTCGTCACCGGCACCGACGCCACCGTCACCGCCGAGGCGGCCCGCGAACTCGGCGGGCACTTCTGGGCGGCCCGGGACGAGTTCACCTTCGTCGCTCCCACCGGCTCGATGGACGAGTGCCTCGACACCGCCCTGGCCGCCGTCGCCGATCAGGCGAAGCGGCCGTTCTTCATCAGCGACTCCGGCGACAACCCGGGCGCCGGCGGCGCCGACGACGTCACCTTCGCCCTCGACCGGATGTTGGCCCGCCCCGAGATCCGCGACGGCTCGCGTCGGGCCGTGTTCGCCTCGCTGGTCGACCCGCAGGCGGTAGCGCTTGTCGCCGACCAGCCGGTCGGCTCTCGGGTCCGGGTGTCGGTGGGCGGGCGGATCGACTCCCGGCCCCCGGGCCCGTTGGAACTCGACGGGATTTTGGAGGCGGTCGCCGACGACCCCGACGGCGGGCGATGCGTCAGCGTACGGGTCGGCGGGCTCAGTATCTTCGTCACGTCCCGCCGGATGCAGTACCGGCTACTGGCGTCGTACGCCCGGCTGGGGGTCAGGGTCGACGAGGTGGACGTGGTCGTGGTGAAGATCGGCTATCTCGAGCCGGAACTGTTCGACGCCGCCGGAGACTGGCTGCTCGCCCTGACTCCGGGTGGTGTCGACCAGGACCTTGCGCGGTTGCCGTACCAGAACGTGGTGCGACCGGTGTTTCCCCTGGACCGTGACTTCGCGGCGGACCTCGCCGTGGTTGTCGGATGA